A single Lycorma delicatula isolate Av1 chromosome 12, ASM4794821v1, whole genome shotgun sequence DNA region contains:
- the PQBP1 gene encoding poly-glutamine tract binding protein 1, which translates to MPLPSALAARLAKRGLITKNVTVEEKTKTDNARVQNNAEIEEEVIAENYDDQENQGNSLNRINSRTVDDELDDNELANRKYRGYSGCPNKYNVYHECTLFCKEHWKGGHKEPDPKYLKRKAAMLSKHPLPSHWKEIYDPGTGRHYYWETDSDSVSWLPPTHPKAIISESAAHLREEQGNGKGKRESKDIEDDDDLEEHKSNYSSEDESDEEIKRREEKRRRKENEEKRRSRGRIKTRENDLDPMDPASYSDIPRGGWSEGLSKGNEAKTGADVTAAGPLYQMRPYPNPGAVLRANAKTSQKPSKQLEPDKDDESP; encoded by the coding sequence atgccaCTTCCTTCGGCCCTTGCCGCACGTTTGGCTAAGCGAggtttaataactaaaaatgtaactgtggaagaaaaaactaaaacggACAATGCACGAGTACAAAATAATGCTGAAATCGAGGAAGAAGTTATTGCTGAAAATTACGATGACCAGGAAAATCAAGGTAATtctttaaacagaataaatagtCGTACAGTAGATGACGAATTAGACGATAATGAATTAGCGAATAGAAAATATAGAGGTTACTCAGGATGTCCGAATAAATACAATGTATATCATGAATGTACATTGTTCTGTAAAGAACATTGGAAAGGCGGCCATAAAGAACCGGATCCGAAATATTTGAAACGCAAAGCGGCTATGTTATCAAAACACCCGCTTCCAAGTCACTGGAAAGAAATATATGATCCTGGAACTGGTCGCCATTACTATTGGGAAACGGACAGTGATTCTGTTTCCTGGTTACCTCCAACCCATCCAAAAGCTATCATTTCTGAGTCTGCTGCACACTTGAGAGAAGAACAAGGTAatggaaaaggaaaaagagaatcaaaagatattgaagatgatgatgatttaGAAGAACATAAAAGCAATTACAGTTCTGAAGATGAaagtgatgaagaaataaaaagacgTGAAGAGAAGCGTAGGcgtaaagaaaatgaagaaaagcgAAGATCAAGAGGACGTATTAAAACAAGAGAGAATGATTTAGATCCAATGGATCCAGCATCATATTCTGATATACCTCGTGGTGGTTGGTCTGAAGGATTAAGCAAAGGTAATGAGGCAAAAACAGGAGCTGATGTCACTGCAGCAGGTCCTTTATACCAAATGCGCCCATATCCTAATCCTGGAGCTGTATTAAGAGCAAATGCAAAAACTTCACAGAAGCCATCTAAACAGTTGGAGCCTGATAAAGATGATGAATcaccataa